A DNA window from Setaria viridis chromosome 2, Setaria_viridis_v4.0, whole genome shotgun sequence contains the following coding sequences:
- the LOC117843170 gene encoding uncharacterized protein encodes MAVACAPLAGRWEIGGPGLPLGGLFTEAEMAAADLLVQLSGSGGGDDGGAAPESPRSVNTCAGAAAWAEEEEREREAVLGLELDRRARKRYRLVSELYDATRPVAGAGAGAGSARKRKRGHRTEAEAEMAMRYGDQRFLGF; translated from the coding sequence atGGCCGTGGCCTGCGCGCCGCTCGCGGGCAGATGGGAGATCGGCGGCCCGGGGCTCCCGCTCGGGGGCCTGTTCACGgaggcggagatggcggcggcggacctgcTCGTGCAGCTCAGCGGTAGCGGCGGAGGGGAcgacggcggggcggcgccggagtCGCCGCGGTCGGTGAACACGTGCGCGGGCGCAGCGgcgtgggcggaggaggaggagcgggagcgggaggcggTGCTCGGTCTCGAGCTCGACAGGAGGGCGAGGAAGAGGTACCGGCTGGTGTCGGAGCTCTACGACGCCACAAGGCccgtggccggcgcgggcgcgggcgcgggcagcGCCAGGAAGAGGAAGCGGGGTCACCggacggaggcggaggcggagatggCGATGAGGTACGGAGATCAGCGCTTTCTAGGCTTCTAG